Proteins from a single region of Candidatus Micrarchaeum acidiphilum ARMAN-2:
- a CDS encoding nuclear protein SET has translation MMLIKTRIGPSRIQGIGLFADQDIKKGTPVWKFTPGFDLRFTEEQLRRLPPRARRYVIRYGWKSDKSHLLCFALDDGKYFNHSDNPNTLSRYYDDEEEVVTKAIRDIRKGEEITDNYRSFESTFRKPKNYK, from the coding sequence ATGATGCTCATAAAAACTAGGATAGGGCCTAGCAGGATACAGGGCATAGGGCTTTTTGCCGACCAAGATATAAAGAAGGGCACGCCTGTATGGAAGTTTACGCCCGGATTCGATCTGAGGTTTACCGAAGAACAGCTCAGGCGCTTACCTCCCAGGGCAAGGAGGTATGTAATCAGATACGGATGGAAAAGTGACAAGAGCCATTTGCTTTGCTTCGCCCTGGATGACGGGAAATACTTCAACCACTCAGACAATCCGAACACGCTGAGCAGATACTACGATGACGAAGAGGAGGTCGTTACCAAGGCCATAAGGGACATAAGGAAGGGAGAAGAGATCACGGATAACTACAGGTCCTTTGAAAGCACATTCAGAAAGCCCAAGAACTATAAGTAG
- a CDS encoding peptidylprolyl isomerase FKBP-type encodes MSEQSSNARSKSSKQSTYLASAIILIVVVLAVGYFAYSGAAPGAVAVGDNVSVFYTGSFTNGTVFNTNVGSAPFNFTVGAGEVIPGFNSAVIGMHVGQNKTVTLPPSEAYGPVNQSLIVQAPLSEFKSTNVTVGLHVSTQSGLSGVVTTVTSNTATVDFNPPLAGKTLIFNIKVVAIRK; translated from the coding sequence ATGTCAGAGCAATCAAGCAATGCGCGAAGCAAAAGCAGTAAACAGAGCACATATCTTGCCAGTGCAATAATATTGATAGTTGTAGTGCTGGCTGTTGGGTATTTTGCCTACAGCGGCGCGGCGCCGGGCGCTGTGGCGGTCGGCGACAATGTCAGCGTGTTTTATACAGGAAGCTTCACTAACGGAACAGTATTCAATACCAACGTAGGCAGCGCACCATTTAACTTTACAGTAGGGGCCGGTGAGGTAATACCGGGATTCAACAGCGCAGTCATAGGCATGCATGTAGGGCAGAACAAAACAGTAACGCTTCCTCCGAGCGAAGCGTACGGCCCTGTAAACCAGAGCTTGATAGTGCAAGCACCGCTTTCCGAATTTAAGAGCACAAACGTGACAGTCGGCCTACATGTTTCTACGCAGTCCGGACTTTCCGGAGTGGTCACTACTGTCACCTCAAACACTGCAACTGTCGATTTTAACCCGCCGCTGGCAGGCAAAACCCTAATATTCAACATAAAGGTAGTGGCAATAAGAAAATAG
- a CDS encoding ABC transporter related protein, with protein sequence MTLTVVVANMKDDSLAVLVEDVRKKFKSYETKHGQGILSSIRRQYIIKQALNGVSFSVKKGEIVALLGKNGSGKSTMIKVLTGVLHPDSGTIRVLGMDPWISRETLAMRIGVVFGAHEQLYWNLPALDTFQFRKALYGISDDEFKRRVRYLVGVLELEKVYKRQVRELSLGERMKCNFAASLLHMPEVVFLDEPTIGVDLPSSFALRDALFDMNKRFGTTFIIATHIIDDIKILAKRTIILDNGSVIYDGTNQGISKMFGDYREVTAYLKGSTKLPHLSGVRTLERTKDYIKFSIPGKMIKDKRLGAFLSSDKVADYSIAEPDFGITLHQFYKKRASDHGSKD encoded by the coding sequence TTGACTCTTACTGTCGTAGTGGCCAACATGAAAGATGATTCGCTAGCTGTGCTGGTAGAAGATGTAAGAAAAAAATTCAAGAGCTATGAGACCAAGCATGGGCAGGGCATCCTATCTTCGATACGCAGGCAGTACATAATAAAGCAGGCGCTGAACGGCGTCAGCTTTTCAGTCAAAAAGGGCGAGATAGTTGCGCTGCTCGGCAAGAACGGCAGCGGAAAATCGACAATGATAAAGGTACTAACCGGGGTCCTGCATCCAGACTCCGGCACTATTAGAGTGTTGGGAATGGACCCGTGGATTTCGAGGGAAACTCTTGCCATGCGCATAGGCGTTGTATTCGGGGCGCATGAGCAGCTCTACTGGAATCTGCCCGCACTGGACACCTTCCAATTCAGGAAGGCCCTATACGGCATATCTGACGATGAATTCAAAAGACGGGTCAGGTATCTTGTGGGTGTGCTGGAGCTGGAAAAGGTCTACAAGAGGCAGGTGCGCGAGCTTTCCCTTGGCGAAAGGATGAAGTGCAATTTCGCGGCGTCGCTGCTCCATATGCCCGAGGTAGTCTTCTTGGACGAGCCTACCATAGGGGTTGACTTGCCTTCGAGCTTCGCGCTAAGGGATGCACTGTTTGATATGAACAAGCGGTTCGGTACTACATTCATAATAGCGACGCATATAATAGACGACATAAAGATACTCGCCAAAAGGACCATAATACTTGACAATGGTAGCGTGATATATGACGGCACAAATCAGGGAATATCAAAGATGTTCGGAGACTACAGAGAGGTGACCGCTTATCTGAAAGGAAGCACAAAACTGCCGCACCTGTCTGGCGTGAGGACACTTGAGCGTACTAAAGACTACATAAAGTTCAGCATTCCGGGCAAGATGATAAAGGATAAGAGACTTGGCGCATTCCTGTCTTCGGACAAGGTTGCCGATTACAGCATAGCAGAGCCGGACTTTGGCATTACGCTGCACCAATTCTACAAGAAAAGGGCTTCAGACCATGGCAGCAAAGATTGA
- a CDS encoding porphobilinogen deaminase, translating into MSESEITIGTRGSELAVAQAEIVRNKLAAIEPRISFRIVKIKTLNEKVDRSKARTEKDIYTKEIDEAILERRIDIAVHSLKDLKFNMDENMQIGAVPDRDDPRDVFIGNTETEFEHLGTDALVGTSSIRRRVQLTRINPKPMISDLHGNIDTRLSKLNSGEFSGIVIAAAGVKRLGKAVRMQYFDERDVVPAIGQGAIAVTVHKDNSAAAELLKRIDNMKARVEVGEEIEFGKAFGTGCNLPIGANAKMLESGKIGIVGFVSDLAGKTLVKGETETGPGHAGKSLAELLIKKGAGNLIERN; encoded by the coding sequence ATGTCTGAAAGCGAGATAACAATTGGCACGCGGGGAAGCGAGCTTGCAGTGGCGCAGGCGGAGATTGTAAGAAATAAACTTGCTGCAATCGAGCCGAGGATTTCCTTCAGGATTGTCAAAATAAAAACACTCAATGAGAAGGTAGACAGATCCAAGGCAAGAACAGAAAAGGATATCTACACCAAGGAAATAGACGAGGCCATTTTGGAACGCAGGATAGACATTGCAGTTCATAGCCTGAAGGACCTGAAGTTCAACATGGATGAGAATATGCAGATAGGTGCAGTGCCCGACAGAGACGACCCGAGGGATGTGTTTATAGGAAACACAGAAACGGAATTTGAGCATCTGGGCACGGACGCGCTTGTAGGTACAAGCAGCATTAGGAGAAGGGTTCAGCTGACAAGGATAAACCCCAAACCAATGATTTCTGACCTGCACGGCAACATTGACACCAGGCTGTCAAAACTCAATTCTGGGGAATTTTCTGGAATTGTTATTGCAGCCGCTGGGGTAAAGAGGCTTGGAAAGGCAGTTAGAATGCAGTATTTCGATGAAAGGGATGTGGTGCCGGCCATAGGGCAGGGTGCAATAGCAGTAACAGTACACAAGGACAACTCGGCTGCGGCTGAGCTCCTTAAACGCATAGACAACATGAAAGCGCGGGTTGAAGTTGGAGAAGAGATAGAATTTGGAAAGGCATTCGGAACCGGCTGCAACCTCCCAATAGGTGCCAATGCGAAAATGCTTGAAAGCGGGAAGATCGGCATCGTCGGATTCGTAAGTGATCTCGCTGGCAAGACTTTAGTCAAGGGGGAAACCGAGACCGGGCCAGGACACGCAGGAAAAAGCCTGGCCGAACTGCTAATCAAAAAAGGGGCGGGTAATCTCATTGAAAGGAACTAA
- a CDS encoding Uroporphyrinogen III synthase HEM4, with the protein MKGTKPRVLVLRSSENLAETCAELRKASIECIPVEAIRAEAVAQEGRLMRSMIASADYVIFTSKNSIAFSKSYFSGVYAGHKFLTCGISTKTFAEESGFRVSYAPKTGGINAVIKWLKAKRPGPVLCISGESSSNDFLQVLLRGFTVIEVGVYRIKRLRPKIPAEAITGISHVLFFSSAEVDVFRDAVASHNGLDFDSVSAVCIGRKTFERAAAIFRKPVLSRQNGIAGAIEAIKNG; encoded by the coding sequence TTGAAAGGAACTAAGCCGCGGGTTTTGGTGCTGAGGTCTTCCGAGAATCTGGCGGAAACCTGCGCCGAACTGCGAAAGGCGTCGATAGAATGCATTCCTGTCGAGGCAATAAGAGCCGAGGCGGTTGCACAGGAAGGCAGGTTAATGCGCAGCATGATAGCCAGCGCAGACTACGTGATATTTACATCCAAGAATTCGATTGCGTTTTCAAAGAGCTACTTTTCGGGAGTGTATGCTGGGCACAAGTTCCTAACATGCGGGATATCAACGAAAACGTTTGCCGAGGAGTCTGGGTTCAGAGTTTCCTACGCACCAAAGACAGGAGGTATTAACGCAGTAATAAAATGGCTGAAGGCAAAACGGCCGGGTCCAGTGCTCTGCATATCTGGAGAATCGTCTTCGAACGATTTTTTGCAGGTTTTGCTTCGCGGCTTTACTGTAATCGAGGTAGGAGTTTACCGGATAAAAAGACTCCGCCCAAAAATACCTGCCGAGGCAATAACTGGGATTTCGCATGTGCTATTTTTCAGCTCTGCCGAAGTTGACGTTTTCAGAGACGCAGTTGCATCGCATAATGGCCTTGACTTTGACAGCGTCTCCGCGGTTTGCATAGGCAGAAAAACTTTTGAGCGTGCCGCTGCAATTTTTAGGAAACCTGTGCTTTCCAGGCAGAATGGCATAGCAGGCGCAATTGAGGCGATAAAAAATGGATAA